In the genome of Methanobacterium spitsbergense, the window TTAATTGGAAAAATAATTTGTAATAATAACATTAATAAGGAATCTATTGAAGAAATGCATAATTTATTTAATTTATTGGACTTTATGATTGTAATATCTAAACAAGCATATCAAAGCTCTGATTTAGAAACAGCATCCAAAATTGATATAGCTTTAAGTGAATTGGCTGAATATTCCAATGCTAATAGTTTAAACATATTAGAAAAACGTATTCAGAAATATGTTCAAGAGTTTAGAGGTATAAAATAAATTAATGTTCAAAAAAGTATTCAAGTTATACAATAAATTCCCTATTCACGTTCAAACAGTATATAATGAACACTCGTATTACCTACAATAACTTGAAGCGACCTACAATTTTCTTGAGTTAAAATATGTCTAATTTAATCTCCATCATCCAGTTTAAACAGCAAACAAATGATAGATGGTTTATGACTTGTACGGTTTGAAACCAGAGGAAAATTAAAATTAATTAAAACAAGTACAAATAGAATGATCAAGGAGTGATAATGTGCCTAAAGATTTTTTAGAATCGTTTCCATTATATAAAAAATTTTATTATGATTTTATAAATCAATCATTAGGGCTTGTACCTAAACCTCCAATAAAAATGTATTGCGATATTTGCAAATCTAATCAAACATTCAATAATACTATGGATTATTTTAAATTATATAAACGGCCTGAAGATTACCGAGCCAATGGTGAAGTTATAGGTCTTGAATATATTTGTATGAGTTGTAAAAAATTTAAAAGATATTTTTTCATAGAAATTAGTGAAGATTTGAATTGGATTAGGAAAATTGGACAAGTACCTCCATGGGATATTTCAGTAGATAAAGAAATAGGAGATTTATTAGGTAAGGAACGTTTAGAAATTTATCAAAAAGGTTTAATTAATGAGTCTCAAAGTTATGGGATAGGTGCATTTGCTTATTATCGCCGAATTGTTGAAGGAGTAATTGACGAACTTTTAAAAGAGATTTCTGTAATGATTGATGAAAAAAACCTTGTAGAATATAACGAGGCTTTAAAAAAGCTTAAAGATTCACATAATGGTGAAGAAAAAATCAAAGCGGTCTATGATTTACTTCCTTTAAGACTTATTCCTAATGGTAATAATCCATTGAAGATATTATATAAAGTATTGAGTGAAGGAATACATTCTGATTCAGACGAAGAATGTCTAGAAAATGCTCAAACAATACGTCACATCCTCATATTTTTGATCACTGAAGTAAAAAATCATCAAATAGGTGCTAAGCAGTTTACAGCAGGACTTAAAAGATTAGGAGAAAAAAATAAAGATTAAAAAGTTTTTTTCTTTAAAATAAAACAGTATTTCAGTCTATTAAAACAATGCGAGATACAATTAGGAGTGGAAAACTTAAATAATTAAATATTTTTAACCTCCACCTATTAAAATTGCAATAATAATCTGGGTTATTGTTGGTATCGTCCAATTAGCATTTTTCCTTAACCAATTAGAAATTTTTTGTATATTTGTTTTATTAATGTTTTCTTTAGTTAGTTCACTCTGCAATCTGGTTACCATTTCTTTTACTTCATCGGTATTTTGAGGATTTTTATTTTCTATTTGAGAATATATCTCATTAAAACTATCCTGAATATTTATTGAGATATCATGAGAGTTTATGAATACTCCAGAACTATTACTCACTATATTCTGTGTAAATGAAACAGGAGATTGGTTTATTAATTCGTTTTCATTTTCGACTAAATCTTTCCCATAAGTCGTTATTCGAGCTGCAAGAAAATATACATGACTTGCTGTTATAATTTCTAATAAACCTTTATCTTTTAAATTTATCACATCAGAATCTAGTTCATTAAAATCAATATGTAACTTCTCTTGCAGTTCTTCTCTATCTATATATTGGCGAAAATTTTCTCTATCTTTTTCATATAAAATTTCTAAAATTTTTTTTCTAATTTCTTTTCCCATTTAAACCCATCCAATAAATGTTATAATTATTGATTGTTCTAGATGGTTATATGTATGGTTAGGTATTTACACTTGCATATTATGAACTGGTTTTTGGTGATAATAGTCACTAAATCTTTATAAAAAGAATATAAAACGGTGAAAATCTATTAATATACTGTTTATTTAAAGAAAATGAATTATTTAATTATATATGGTGATATATAAAGACTGAACTACCAATAGCTCCAACAAAAAGAATAATAAAAAATGCCAGTGCAAAAAGAGTAAGTGAAATGCAGAAGAAGCTTTATCAAGGTTTTAGAACAATTTGGACAATATATCTCCCTACAAGCAGTTAAACTTGCAAAACATGCCGGAAGAGTGACTGTTAACGCATCAGATATTGAACTAACTGTTAAAGCACTAGACTAATAATCCTCATTAAATTTTTCTATTAATTATTTACCATAACATTTCTAAGAAGTCCCTCAATAAAATTAAGAATTTAAGTTATAGGATTGCTTAATGAGTGTCATTAAATAGTCCAAATCATCTTCAGGTGTTATAGAAATCTCATAGTCCCCATTTCCATGATGGCCTGTGTTTGAAACGTCTCTTGCTAAATTTTTTGGATCATCTAACGTTCCTTTTCTTAAATTGAGAAATAATTTGATAGTATTTTTAGTAAATTCAATATCAACAAAATTTTTGCTAGATTTAAAAGCAATATAAATTTTCAAAGGTTTAATTTCAACATTATCACCTAAATCTAAAATTCTTTTCTTAATATCTTCGTACAATTCTTTTATTTCTTCATAAGGAATTTTTAGATGGTCATCTTCTGTATATTTTTTTACAACAGAGCCAACTTCTTTAACAACCTCACTCTTAGAACTAACAGTATTTATTGATTCGCTTGTATCAGGAGATTTTAACTGATTAAAAAGTACTGTATTGTTTGTGTATTTACTTATTTCCCATAATTCAATGGGTAAATCTTTAAATTCAATTGCTTGCTGCTGATATTTGGTAAATTGTGGAGCAATAAATATAACTCTTGATTGTGACCAGTCCACATCGTTTTTCTTCAAAAAATTTTCTTTTCTCTCGTTATATTCTAAAATAAAATCAGCTTTGTTATTTAAAAGTAAAGCAAGGTATGCATATCCCTGATCTATAACGCTGAAATTTTTATCCCTTTTATATTCAATTATGACAAATGAATTGGTTTCTTCATCAAAAGCTAATGAATCTATCCTCAAATTATTGAGCTGAAATTCAGATTTTACAAAATCTAAACCAAAAATAATATTCATATTATGTTCGCTAATATTCTGAATATCTTTTTCTAACTTAAAATCAACTCGATGAACTTTCTTTAATTCTTGCCCATTTATTGAAAAAAGCACCATAAATAATACACCCCTCTCAACCTATTTTTCCCCATAATATTCTATTGTTTACTTAATAAATTAAATATTATATCGTTATATATTGGATTATTGGATCAGATATCAAAAATATAATTTAAACAAAATTCGAATGTTTCATTTTATTACAAAACATTGTTCAGTTTACTCATTAAAATAAAAATTCTAATAATTTAATTAACGCTCTAATTATAAAATAAAACTTCAGGAGCATATTTTAATTTTATTATTTATTTATGACTTCGTCATACTGTCCTATGACGAAATAAATTTTGTCTAAATTTATGCCGCATTTTACGCCGCAAAAATTCAGTTTATGCCTCATGAAAATTTATGCCACATTTTATACCTCTAATTGCTGCTTTTCTGATTCTAAAAAAGATGTATTTAAACAGGTTTTCGGTGATAACTAATGAAAAGTTATATGTATGGATAATAATGCTAATAGATATTTATTAAAAATAATAATAGATCTCAATTGTGGATTCGACAAGAAATTTAATTATGTATCATTATTATGTAAATATTTTTTTACTTTTTTATCAAAGTCTGAAACATAACTCGCATCTTGTATTTTCCTAAATTTTTTATATTCGTTGGTAGCAATTTCGTTAGCTACTTCTCTTGAAACATTGCCTGCGTCATTTAAAATTTCATATTCATTAAATTTTAGAAATGCATCCATTCTTTCTGTCCATTCTTCCATTGACATTAATTTATGTCTTCTAGCTTGATTTTCAGCATAGTCAAGATACATATTGACAATGTTATTAAGTTCGGACAGTTCATCTCTTGTCAAATAATTCTTTGCAATTGTTACATCACTCTTTAATATTTTACCTTCAGGTGAATTTTTCCAGCTACTAAGACCTAAATTTTCTTTTTTACTATCAACACGATCTACAACGATTTCAGCTGCAGTATGGCCTGTGATGGCCCAATGAAGTTTATTTTGAACTGAAGCATAAAATTTTTTAGTGGTTTCAGCATCCTTATTATAATCATAACTACACTGAGAATAAATATCCGTAATTTTCTGATAAAATCTACGTTCACTGGCTCTGATTTCTTTGATTCGTTCTAGTAACTCATCAAAGTAATCTTTTCCAAATCTAGTTCCATTCTTTAATAGTTCATCATCTAGGACAAATCCCTTGGTTATAAATTCATTTAAAGTATTTGTTGCCCAAATCCTAAATTGTGTTGCTTGCTTAGAATTAACACGATACCCTGTAGCGATGATGGCATCTAGGTTGTAAAAGTTTACATTTCTTGAAATATTCCTTTTCCCTTCTTTTTGAACTATCCGGAATTTCCGGATAGTTGAGGATTCGTTTAATTCTTCGCTTTCAAAAATGTTAAGTAAATGTTCATTAATAGTCCTTATATCAACATCAAATAGTTGAGCCATAGTTTTCTGCGTTGACCACATCATTCCATCTTTAATTAGCACTTCAACAGTTTTAGCACCTTCATCACTTGTGTAAAGAACTATTTCGTTTATTTGTATAATTTCATCTTTATCCATAATATATTCCCCAATAATTTGATATTTATATTAACGTGCTTTTTTGTTATATTTCTCGCCTAAGCAATTCTATGCTGATTCTATGCTGATTTATGAGTATAATTAAGAGAGAATGTTGAAATATGAGATGATCAAATAATGTTAATAGAACTACTCTATATTCTAATTTATTAATGTTTTCTTCCAAAGATAGGATATAAAACGAATTATTTAATGGCGGTGATTTTAATTGAGGAGATTTCATCCAGTTATAGCAATAATCACAGGAAGCTTCTTTATTTTTATAATAAACCAAATTATGAATTATATATTTGATTCCATACCTATAAACGGCATGTTGGGTTCGGAATTGATAACTATTTTGGTTCCTGTTTTGTTGATACTTGGAGGGTTTATAACAGCTTTTATTACTAATAGAAATAGGTTGTTATGTGCCTTTTGTGTGGGACTATTCTTCCCCATAATTAATAATGCAATCAATATAGCATATTTAAATTCAATCAGTGCAATAGTTTTGTTTGTTTTAGGAGCTTTATTTGCTGCTTTAATTACAACCCTAGGAGGATTTATTGCGGTGAGAGCAATCACAAAATATGTTAATGCTTTAAACGACAAAGGAATCGCTTTAGACGAAATTGGAAAACATGAAGAAGCAATTAAAGCCTATGATCGTGCCTTAAAATTAGATACAAATAACATTGAAGCGTTGTTTAATAAAGGGGAAACTTTAGGTATTATTGGAAAACATGAAGAAGCAATAAAATATTTCAATATTATTTTGAAAATCGATCCAGATGATGCAGAAACCCTGTATGAAAAGGGAGTAAACTTAAAAAAACTAGGAGAACATGAACAAGCAATAAAATACTTCGATAAAGCATTACAATTAGATCCAGATGATACTGATGCACAGAAAGGAAAAGAAGAAATATTATCCATGATACAATCAAAAAACACTTAAAATTTATAACCACCGAAACTTGGATGTACTAAGAGGGTTTACATAAATTAGGAGACAATTAAATGCATCATTTAACATCTAAATTAATGATCTACAGAAACATAGACAAGAATAGCATCTTGTTTAGATTATCGGATATTTACCGACAGTTTGAGGCAGAGAGCTATGTGAAAGATGATTTAATTAGAGATATTTATATAGAAATCAATCGTCTGCTTGATATTTCAACCCATTATGGGTTTGACAATAATCTATGGCACAATTATCTGGCTTTTGTTTTGGCCATGACTGAAAACCCCTTTACACGGGTATCTGAAAAAGTTGGAGCCAACAATGGTACTGTAAATAAATTTGCCAAGGGTGATTTCAGCATATTCAAACAGTTGTTTGACTTCGACTTTTCCAAATTGGAAAATGAACTGGCTATAGATTGTTTTACTGTTATCACAAATTATAAGGCTGTTGTGAAAGGTGAACAGATCTTCAACAAGAGTGTGAGTGAAAAAGTTCAAGAACTAAGTCAAGCCATTGAACAGTCTGAAGATGATATCGAGCTGTATCAGGTAATTACAGGTTTCTATAAAACATATGGTGTTGGAAAGTTAGGATTAAATAAGGCCTTCCGTATTTCAACTGATGATAAATCTGGATTCCTTTGCCCAATAACCATGACCAGTGATATGCTGCTGGATGATTTGGTGGGTTATGAATCTCAAAAAAAGGAACTAATAAAGAATACAGAAGCATTCGTTGAAGGATACAGGGCGAACAATGTTCTTTTATATGGTGATGCAGGTACTGGTAAATCCGCAAGTATAAAAGCCATTTTAAATCAGTATTACAGTCAGGGACTCCGGATGATCGAAGTCTACAAACATGAATTTAAGGAACTGCCCAAGGTCATTGCAGCGATAAAAAATAGAAACTATCGATTTATTATTTATATGGACGATTTATCATTTGAAGAGTTCGAAATAGAATATAAATATTTGAAGGCAGTTTTGGAGGGTGGTTTAGAGCCAAAACCTGAAAACGTACTTATATATGCCACATCGAACAGGCGACATCTCATCCGTGAAACATGGAGCGACCGTTCAGATATGTCGGAGGATGAAATGCATCGATCTGATACAATAGAGGAAAAACTATCCCTGGCAGAGCGATTTGGTGTGACCATCGGTTATTACAAGCCAAATAGAGAAGAATATTTCAACATAGTCACTAATCTTGCAAGGCGACACCCTGAAATCAAACTATCAGATGAAGAACTGAGATCAGAAGCAGGTAAATGGGAAATGCGCCATGGTGGAATGTCAGGGCGTACAGCACAGCAGTTTATTGATTCATTGCTGGGACCTGTATGATTTACCCTAATCTGTTATTTTAAAAGTAAATTTGTCTCAACTTCGTTTTCAGGATATTTTAGTGTTGTCTGGTTTAAAATTTGGTATAATCCATTTTAATCAACAAATATATCCCATTTTCATTCTATTTTATTTATTTTCCATAACCTAAACAAAATAAACTATTAACAGTTTTTCTATATTGACTCTCGGATTTTGCCAGCCCACAACAATTATTTTAATCAAGATCATAATATTTAGTTTGATATTTTTTTCCATTACTACCAGTTTGTAATAATTTGCACATACTGAATTTTCTCCATCATTATTGAGATAGAGGATAAAAAATAAAAAAATATATGAAAAAATTATATCCTTATCTGTACTTATTTAAGTCTTTCATTTCCTTTTCTATCTTGTCTAACTTTTTATTGTAGAATTTTTCTAATCCAAACATTGTTACACTTAATACTATTAGGACAACTATGATGATTATCCCTATAACAACCACTATGATTGATGCGGCATAAAAAGGGCTTAATACGGCTAGAATTGCTGCCAGGATTCCTGAGATTATAGCTAATATTTCCATTACTTCTTTCTTATGATTAAGAGGTATGTAATCACTAACTAATTCATTGTATTTATTCTGATATATTCTATTAATTATGAAATCAGGATTTGCTTTATTGTCCATATTTACTAATTTGATCTGTTTGTTTTGGTCGTCGCTTATAAAGGAGTCAATATCCAATTGAATTTCTTTTTTATCAGCTTTTAATATTACATGTTTTGAATCATTAGTAAGGCCCTTAAAAACGAAATATCTTATGTAACCATTACTGTTAATATACTGTACTATGTCACCATTTTGCAATTCATTAGAAAGATTTCCAGTTTTATTATAATTCTCTTTTGTTACAGTAATATTGTTTATACTCTTTAATTCTCCAATAGTCTTATTCGCATCTATATTTGCTTTATCTGGTTTGTAGGCACTCTTTTTTTTGGTACTTGAGTTTTGAATTTCGTTTATATTATTAACAGGTATATTAAGATTTTCTTCTTGCTCATTAATATTTTTTAACTGATTATTATTGACATCAAGTTTTTCTGCTTCTTTATTGATTTGTTTAATTTCTTTCATTATTTTAACGAACTTAATTGTAAGTTTTATTTTCTCAATTACACTTAATTTGTTCATTTTATATTTGTTCAAATTTTGTGCATCGTTTTTTATAGATTCACTGTGTTTTTGAATATCACTAATATCATTTGCAAATGCAGGTACAATGTTAATTATCATGATGACTAAAATGGCTGCTAAAATGCTTAATTTCATATTAAAAACCTCATATATGATTAATTCCAATTTAAATGGTAAAAAAAAAATTTAGTTTGTCATATATCTATCAATATCATTTTTTTGAGCATT includes:
- a CDS encoding DUF5655 domain-containing protein, which encodes MVLFSINGQELKKVHRVDFKLEKDIQNISEHNMNIIFGLDFVKSEFQLNNLRIDSLAFDEETNSFVIIEYKRDKNFSVIDQGYAYLALLLNNKADFILEYNERKENFLKKNDVDWSQSRVIFIAPQFTKYQQQAIEFKDLPIELWEISKYTNNTVLFNQLKSPDTSESINTVSSKSEVVKEVGSVVKKYTEDDHLKIPYEEIKELYEDIKKRILDLGDNVEIKPLKIYIAFKSSKNFVDIEFTKNTIKLFLNLRKGTLDDPKNLARDVSNTGHHGNGDYEISITPEDDLDYLMTLIKQSYNLNS
- a CDS encoding virulence RhuM family protein, whose product is MDKDEIIQINEIVLYTSDEGAKTVEVLIKDGMMWSTQKTMAQLFDVDIRTINEHLLNIFESEELNESSTIRKFRIVQKEGKRNISRNVNFYNLDAIIATGYRVNSKQATQFRIWATNTLNEFITKGFVLDDELLKNGTRFGKDYFDELLERIKEIRASERRFYQKITDIYSQCSYDYNKDAETTKKFYASVQNKLHWAITGHTAAEIVVDRVDSKKENLGLSSWKNSPEGKILKSDVTIAKNYLTRDELSELNNIVNMYLDYAENQARRHKLMSMEEWTERMDAFLKFNEYEILNDAGNVSREVANEIATNEYKKFRKIQDASYVSDFDKKVKKYLHNNDT
- a CDS encoding tetratricopeptide repeat protein — translated: MRRFHPVIAIITGSFFIFIINQIMNYIFDSIPINGMLGSELITILVPVLLILGGFITAFITNRNRLLCAFCVGLFFPIINNAINIAYLNSISAIVLFVLGALFAALITTLGGFIAVRAITKYVNALNDKGIALDEIGKHEEAIKAYDRALKLDTNNIEALFNKGETLGIIGKHEEAIKYFNIILKIDPDDAETLYEKGVNLKKLGEHEQAIKYFDKALQLDPDDTDAQKGKEEILSMIQSKNT
- a CDS encoding ATP-binding protein produces the protein MHHLTSKLMIYRNIDKNSILFRLSDIYRQFEAESYVKDDLIRDIYIEINRLLDISTHYGFDNNLWHNYLAFVLAMTENPFTRVSEKVGANNGTVNKFAKGDFSIFKQLFDFDFSKLENELAIDCFTVITNYKAVVKGEQIFNKSVSEKVQELSQAIEQSEDDIELYQVITGFYKTYGVGKLGLNKAFRISTDDKSGFLCPITMTSDMLLDDLVGYESQKKELIKNTEAFVEGYRANNVLLYGDAGTGKSASIKAILNQYYSQGLRMIEVYKHEFKELPKVIAAIKNRNYRFIIYMDDLSFEEFEIEYKYLKAVLEGGLEPKPENVLIYATSNRRHLIRETWSDRSDMSEDEMHRSDTIEEKLSLAERFGVTIGYYKPNREEYFNIVTNLARRHPEIKLSDEELRSEAGKWEMRHGGMSGRTAQQFIDSLLGPV